CCAGAGTAAATGGTTTAGCTAATTGCACTTGTTGGGATTTAGATAGGGCCGGGAGCTTTAAGTGTTTTAGAAAGGATTGGATATCTTGTCTCTTTTGGTACttttctttttctccttcttcCGGACGTAATTGATATAAAGACTTATAGTAGGACAAGAATTCTTTCTCTATCTCAGAGTAATTCTGGATCTTTAAACCTGATTTTGTTTTAATAAGATGAATGAATGTGCGGGCTTGTCTTTTTTTTATTAGTGACATGGTTAGCTTTGAGGCCTTATCTCCATGTACATATATACGGTTTTTCAAAGAGGCAAAAAACTTAACTGATTGCTCTCTCAGGATATCTTTTAATCTTTGTCTCTTGGTTGTGAGTTCTATCAGGGTTTGTGGTAGTAAGGTTTTCTTATGTTGGGATTCTAAGCGTTTTATCTCTTCATAAAGAGAGTCAATCTCCTTGCCCTTCATTTTATTCAAATAGGATGCTATTGATATGAATTCTCCTCTGATTACAGACTTATGTGCCTCCCAGATTATTAGCGGTGATGTCTCCGCATTATTATTTAACTCAAAATATGTTGTTATGGCTTTTTGGATACGTATTTTATTTGCAGCATTATCCAGTAAGGAATCGTTTAATTGCCAAGTTCTACATGGGGAAAATTGCTTGGACAGTACTAGTTCAGTCGTTACATAAGAATGGTCAGAAAATAAGGAGGGAACTATCTCCACATGCTTAATTTTGGGTAGTAAGGATCGTGGTGCGAATAGGTAATCAATACGGTGGTATGAGCCATGCGGGTGAGAGTAAAAGGTATAGTCTCGCGTTGATGGGTGCATGTAGCGCCATATGTCTATCAGGTTCAAGGAGTGCAAGGACTGCTTCAATCTGGCCAAGTCTCTTAAGGagatcgcactttttttttttgtagtatctAAACTTGGTTCGAGGGCTAAGTTTAAGTCACCTCCTAATAAGAGGATGCCTTCCCTAAAGTCTCTTATTTTTTTGAATGTGGCTAGCAGCCATTTCAACTGTTTCTTGTTTGGGGCATAAACATTGCATATGGTTACGGCCACTCCCGCCAAAATCCCCTTCACCAGTAAATAGCGACCATTTGTATCTGTCATCTGATCATGAAATTGAAAAGGAATGTCCTTGGCTATGGCCACCGACACTCCTCTTGACTTTTTTTGTGGCGAGGTGGCATGAAACCATCTGTCATAATGTGCTTTGCTAAATGAAGGGACTTTATTGTCAGTAAAGTGAGTCTCCTGCAGTAGGAGTAAGTCGATACCTTTCTTCTTGAAGTGCGAGAGAGTTTGGCCTCTGGGTATCGGTGAGTTGAACCCTTTAGCGTTGAGCGTAAGTAGTTTGAATGTTCTCTGACTATCCGCCATCTGGATATTTCGTTACTTGAAGGAGATCATCCCGAGGTGCCTGGGGAGatggagggggggggaggggatagAGGGGGGAAAGGGGGAAGAAGTATAGAAAATAGGAAAAGTTGAAACAACAAGAGGGGATTTAGAGCAACAACGCACTCGTTTGAGTGCAACATATCAGAATATTTATTTGAAAGAGATGACATATTGTCAGCTAGTTTGGAGGTAAGTTAACAAAACATTAATTGTATTAAATAACCGAAACATTGTTTTAAAACTAATGCATTAAACTTGTACTCAATTGGTACATGAATAGGAGCTCAATCTCTGGGAGAATCATTAAGGCTCAGGTCTTTTAAAGTTATCCATACAGTTTGATGTTCTCTTCAAGTGACTTGATCTTTAGTGGGAGTCGTTTTGAGACCTTTGCGTCTAGTCTTTTGAGATTTGGGTGTGGAGACAGACTGCCATGGTGTCGGAGTAGGAAGGGGTTGCAGCGAGGAAGCTGCATGAAAGGACTCAATGTCCGGGTACTGGGCCAGGGTGATGTTCAGTTCCCCGCAGATTTTCCTGATGTCTGCCGACGATCTGGCTTGTAGTCTCTTGTCCTCTGCAATGACTTGTATCCCAAATGGGTAAAGCCAGCGGTACTGTAATTTTTTCTGGATGAGAGCCTCTGTAAATGGTTTGAGTACATAGCGTTTCCTCAGGGTTATTGCTGATAAGTCTTGGAACAGTTTGAGCAGTGAGCCTTCAAACTTAACTTCTTGCGCCTCCCTCGCGCGCTTTAGAATAAGATCTTTAGTGCGGAAATCAAGAAACCTACACAAAACATCCCTAGGAGGGTCCCCTTGTTTAGGCTTGGGGCGGAGAGCTCTATGGATCCTAACAATTTCTATATCCTGTGGGTCTTGATCTGTTAGGAGGGAGCGGAATATTTCTGTAGCCGCTTTGATTAGAGCCTCAGCGGCCACAGATTCTGGCAAACCTTTAATCCTGATGTTGTTCCTGCGCTCTCTATTCTCGTGATCCTCTAAAGTAGAGTGTACGATTTGTATCTGTTCCTCTTGTGCTTTAATACAGGTCAAAATGGCATTGGAATATTCCACATGGCTGCTTTGGGCATTCTCTAAAGACTCCAGTCTGTGGCCTTGTTGGAATATCTCTTGCTTAATGTCAGTCAGCTCCTTTCCAATGGGTTCCAGTACCTTGGACAAAATTCGTTTAATAAAGGAACGCGTTACTGGCTGTTCTTTGCCTCCTGAACCCATATCAGAGTCACTTTCCATGTCTGTATCAGTCTCTCCGTCTGGAGCTTGGTCAGAAGGGTAATTTGTTTTAATAGCACTAGCGGCAGTTAAACGCTTTTTTAGAAATTTATCCATGTCTGATTGCGAAGTTAGAGTATTGGCTTTAGTTGATCTAGGCGTTTTGGTGCTGGATTTAACCATTGTGCACTGTTTCAGGTTATAAAAGAATGCTTCTAGCTCCTCCTCTAGCTGTCTGCAGAAGATATTATAGTTTCATCTTTTTGGGTTCACGACAGTCACTAAGTTTGTCAGTTTTACTGCTTCAATCAGGGCAGTAATGCACAGAGAGATCTGCAGTTCTGAGGGAATATTAAAGCTGATAAATCCCTTATGCGACCAGTAGGTGTCAGTGCAGGTCTGCTTAAGCTCACATGAGCAATCTAGCGTCTTTTGCAGAAGTTTCACTATACTTCTCTGGATTTGGGCTCTTAGGAGAGGGCAGTAATCGTTTGGAGTTTGATTTATATTGCCCTTGTTTTACTTTATCCTATGTGCACTAAGGAGGGATGGTGAACTTTGGTAGTTCAATTTGTGCACTTTCTTGGTCTAGGGATCTATTGTGCCCAGTGCTCCTCTCTCTGTGGGGTTTGTTGTGCTCTCTGGTTCCAAGAGCATAAACTGTCAGGGGGTCACTAGTTCACCTCTGCAAAGACCCGACCACCCCGGTCTCAGCTCCCGCAGCCCCAGCAGCCAGCACTCCCCAGCCACCGCTCACCTCCCGTCAGGCAGTCACCTCTCCGCACCACACTCCCCGCTGGCAAGAAGTATGGCCACTAGGTGTCAGTGGAGTACCAGTCACCGCAGGCTGCTTATGTGAGATCTCAGATTAACAAAGTGTCTTATGGAGCTGTGGTTTCGGTTTATAACCCGAGAAGTGAGCTTGTCCCCCAGGGGAATCTTCAGCGGTCTAGCTCCTGTTCAGGTGTACCACGGTGAGTAGAAAAATCACTTATATAGGCTTGTTTGCACAGTGGCAGGGAGGGTGACCCCAGTACGATTGGAGGATGTAGTATTTGGGGTAAGGAGGAGAGGGCTAGCAGGTAATATTGTGTGCAAGTGGGCTTCCTCTGTCTcaggatgtacaggtccttctcaaaaaattagcatatagtgttaaatttcattatttaccataatgtaatgattacaattaaactttcatatattatagattcattatccaccaactgaaatttgtcaggtcttttattgttttaatactgatgattttggcatacaactcctgataacccaaaaaacatgtctcaataaattagcatatttcacccatccaatcaaataaaagtgttttttaataacaaacaaaaaaaccaacaaataataatgttcagttatgcactcaatacttggtcgggaatcctttggcagaaatgactgcttcaatgcggcgtggcatggaggcaatcagcctgtgacactgctgagatgttatggaggcccaggatgcttcaatagcggccttaagctcatccagagtgttgggtcttgcgtctctcaactttctcttcacaatatcccacagattctctatggggttcaggtcaggagagttggcaggccaattgagcacagtaataccatggtcagtaaaccatttaccagtggttttggcactgtgagcaggtgccaggtcgtgctgaaaaatgaagtcttcatctccataaagcatttcagccgatggaagcatgaagtgctccaaaatctcctgatagctagctgcattgaccctgcccttgatgaaacacagtggaccaacaccagcagctgacatggcaccccacaccatcactgactgtgggtacttgacactgggcttcaggcattttggcatttccttctccccagtcttcctccagactctggcaccttgatttccaaatgacatgcaaaatttgctttcatcagaaaaaagtacttgggaccacttagcaacagtccagtgctgcttctctgtagctcaaaagtggctttacctggggaatgcggcacctgtagcccatttcctgcacacgcctgtgcacggtggccctggatgtttccacaccagactcagtccactgcttcctcaggttccccaaggtctggaatcggtccttctccacaatcttcctcagggtccggtctcctcttctcgttgtacagcgttttctgccacattctttccttccaacagacttaccattgaggtgccttgatacagcactctgggaacagcctatttgttgagaaatttctttctgggtcttaccctcttgcttgagggtgtcaatgatggccttcttgacatctgtcaggtcgctagtcttacccatgatgggggttttgagtaatgaaccaggcagggagtttataaaagcctcaggtatcttttgcatgtgtttagagttaattagttgattcagaagattagggtaataggtcgtttagagaaccttttcttgatatgctaatttattgagacaggttttttgggttatcaggagttgtatgccaaaatcatcagtattaaaacaataaaagacctgacaaatttcagttggtggataatgaatctataatatatgaaagtttaattgtaatcattacattatggtaaataatgaaatttaacactatatgctaattttttgagaaggacctgtatataattcTGACAGGCAGGTCTCTGTGAGCTTAATCCTCTCTGGTGTGGTGGAAGGATCACTCCCAGACAGGGCAGCTAGCTTCTCCAATCAGTTCCAAGCAGCAGGCACGCAGCACCACAGTTTCCGTCCCTCTATATCCCTGCCCCCTCCCAGGGCCGACAGGGCTCCTCTCTGCCGTGCGGTGCAGCTAGCAGGGGTCTGTTCAGGGGGTCAAATGCCAGCAACACCACGCGGCCGACTCCTATCAGGGGAGCTGTGGCCGCaagcagcctctcctcacctctcccGACGTCTGGATGGAGCCGGTGCCGCTGCACTTCGCCAGCAGCTGCCGCGGTGATCTGTGCCTCCGTGTGCCGGTCAGGGGGATGTACTTCTCTGAGGGGCCGCTCTGGAGCCCACACCAGACAGTGAGTTGTGGGGGTTTCCTCCCGCGGCGCGTTCTCTCCACTTTAGGAGCAGCGCGGCTGAAGAATGCTGCAGGGGCCGGCGGGCGGGCTACTTCTTCTATGTGTCCCCGGTTACAGACACGAGGCGCACGCTGGTAAGCGTTAAGGGCCCGGATGTCTCCAATGAAGGGGGCTCCTTCACTCTATCAGGGCCACTTCACCCGCGGGGGGATGGGGTTCGGGTACAGCCTCCCAGGCAGGACGCGGTCAGGGAGTACCTCCAGCCGGCTTCAGGCCTGGTCCTAGGCCTCGATCCTCTGCTGCGCTCCCAGCCTGTGTGAACAGTTAAAAAGGCCAAATGCAGGCTCCACTGTCTTCAGGGAGGTAGATGACACCCTTCAGTGGTGCGGATGGGACTTGTTGATCTTTAGATTGAGCAGATTGTGGCAGTTGTTAATGGAGCTCAGAGAACACGTGTCCTTCTCTCTCAGCTGCAGGCCACGCCCCCCgtggactctttatttgatattttgattttgtagtaatttctgccttccttttcttcatagattcctagcaaccggtgaatccctgtcttccctacattttcaattcagactgggcatttccacaatatcaggaatagtgaggcacacttgccgtggactgtgggactgtctgcatgaagaatacattccacatcccacaatgcagacatggttggaagtagctgacagattcctggaagtgtgccagtttcccaattgcttgggtgcggtggacgggaaacacatccgtatcgtgaaaccggctggttctggatctcagtatttcaactacaagaagtacttttccatcgtgctgatggccatcgccgatgcggattccaaatttgtagcggtggacattggggcgtatggccgttctaatgattcgcaagttttcaaactgtcttctatggggcggcatttatatggccaaacctttcaatttccccccccaagaccactgcctcaaacctctgagccaccaatgccatttgtatgtgttggggatgaagcttttcagctttcagagcatcttttgaaaccctactccagccgtggtttaaccaatactaaaagaattttcaactacagactcacacgtgcaaggagaatggtggagtgtgcgtttgggatcctaaccgccaaatggagagttctcttgacatccataaacttaaagacagacactgtggatgaggtggtgaaagcgtgtgttgtcctacacaattatgttatatccaaggaacagctttccattgaggatcactctgccgaaaccaccttgatggattatagcaaccagacatacagaagttctgccacagtttccagaatacgggatcactttgcagaatattttagttCGCCctaaggaagaatacactggcaggatgatagagTTTACACATGTTGTATGTACCTAGTAATTactttaacctttacccatgttgtgtacctgttgtttttaccttacccatgttgtgtaccagtttggtttttaccctcatgttgcgtacctgtttgggtttaccttttacccatgttgcgtacctgttgtttttacctttacccatgttgtgtacaagTTAGGTTTtcaccctcatgttgcgtacctgtttgtgtttaccttttacccatgttgggtacctgtttgagtttatttttaaaccaaGATTTGCATCTTTTTTggttttacccaaagtactacTGTTACTAATAAACCTTTTCTAACAAAAGTCTTATTTGtgcctaatgaataaatacaagagagttttcaaccaaaaaAATTTTATTAACCTAACGTAACAACACGCCAAAAAATGGGATACTAAATGTTTTCATATGTCGGGGTGGAGATAATATCGGAGGGactgtctgatagggacacttcgacagtgggagtgtggagagaggaatgtgatggtggtggagattgttcaacggttaggggtgaaggagtggagaaagcaattgagcgggtggacaagaaagtgggattcgggttagaaatttggtaggatggaggggtgtaggaaatgttttgtgaggattgggtggcagaatgagtgatgtgtgtagaagatgtttgggaagagggtgatagagtctgttggaagtgggcagggagaggaggcgaggatgaagtagatgggaagttgtatgggtcgggatcatcatatgggtgggaagtggcacgggcgggaggctggtagtgtggatggtgggaaggggcacggggctggtggtgtggctggtgggaaggggcacgggaatgCGGAtagtgttgtggctgttgggacggggcacgatgtggatgatggctagttgggcgggatggggcaaggtcagtttggcgatacgggtcaggaggatggtactggctgtagtggtggacagtggaggaaggggggccagttggaggatggttggaaagactatctgctctagaggcaattagcgctagagtagactggcaggattccattacttgcatctgctgagaagtagatagcgtctccatttgctcaagcaccgactgaaaaaaagtgttgttcggtgactgttttgcctctgaacgcatcgttaccagaagtgtatgcatctcgagcatacttttatttatgaaattgaatcctgcagccatttgctcggacaaaactttcagacagttctggaacgatgcgttcaggtgcaagaactcgggagcataactatgtacctgacccctctggcgaaaccgccccgatgctacaggtgtactagaggtggctgcagcagaggggtggggtacaggaaacgctatgttctcaccagcagctacatgcaatggaaccggccaggatgctccagcgctcgtggatgggaaagagggatcagtagagtgggaaggtgcagagtgggaaggtgcagagggttcctcactgtcaaagtgtccctcggtggcggcctcctgagggatcgccccagaagtgttcaattgtgctgcaggctcccgagtgctcccaacggtactgtggaaaaagagagaaacaaacaattaatatactgtcattgcatggccctggctgaaagagcaaaagaggttagacatgttaaacattagtgcatgtggtgggtaatatttaccttcgggtgaccattgttgacctgaggaacgacagggcccttgcgtatttgtacgtgctcctgcatcctccagatccactcggggcccgcatctctttattgaactccttcttaaagcgatccctgatcgaccgccaccttttcacaatccgctcacctgttaaaataggagaaagacaacttggttagaaacagcattttagaatgcatcaccaaaactgaactgaggatacttacgttcttgaatctgggcctgaacatctaggtTCTCCCACCTCGGAATCAattcacagcagatttgctcccagagtcgacgggtcactgagagatcagcatggcggcggtcacccatatacCACAatggctccctgtctctgacaagatcgatgaggaggtcaatatcaaggccgacctcctcaccgtccgaatcttcagcacgctgtgaaacctgtttgaaaaggggaaaaaaaattaacaacaaatttgaaacattgctaacctccacccaaaaaatatcaaaaaacctacacgacgacggccgccacgtgaatgtcgccgacgaccctgggagccactggaaggacctattgcttgggcaccagattcagaactctagaagagaaaaataaaaaattatgtgcttgttggtagccattctatgtgttgtgtgccatgtgatatatatgttttgtatgtgttgtgtgaggtttgaaagtatcagtttctatgtattttgaCGTAAGAACCTTGTGTTATgtttttgtgtgtagtgtagggtgtgtttccgcaatacatcacagatacataccaattgtgagccctctccgtgggtttctccaccccttccctcatcttcgggcaccacctcttctcctggggactcagcctcatcagcttcctacggTGAAAGATAAAGaaatacatgatacacacacacacaccttagcttcatactaacctctgtgcgttgatggcgaggaggaggagggctccccgaagacatggctgcaggctctcggctctgtggctggctctcggctctgtggctggctctcggctctgtggctggctctcggctctgtggcaggctctcggctctgtggcaggctctcggctctgtggctggctctcggctctgtggcaggctctcggctctgtggcaggctctcggctctggctggctctcggctctgtggctggctctcggctctgtggcaggctctcggctctgtggctggctctcggctctgtggcaggctctcggctctgtggcaggctctcggctctgtggca
This region of Ranitomeya imitator isolate aRanImi1 chromosome 1, aRanImi1.pri, whole genome shotgun sequence genomic DNA includes:
- the LOC138652295 gene encoding uncharacterized protein; this translates as MQTWLEVADRFLEVCQFPNCLGAVDGKHIRIVKPAGSGSQYFNYKKYFSIVLMAIADADSKFVAVDIGAYGRSNDSQVFKLSSMGRHLYGQTFQFPPPRPLPQTSEPPMPFVCVGDEAFQLSEHLLKPYSSRGLTNTKRIFNYRLTRARRMVECAFGILTAKWRVLLTSINLKTDTVDEVVKACVVLHNYVISKEQLSIEDHSAETTLMDYSNQTYRSSATVSRIRDHFAEYFSSP